One genomic window of Cryptomeria japonica unplaced genomic scaffold, Sugi_1.0 HiC_scaffold_193, whole genome shotgun sequence includes the following:
- the LOC131868033 gene encoding aspartic proteinase nepenthesin-1-like, whose product MERSKLLGFVVLICFTIPTISCSSDRLFSGWPKSSSDENVKIRVNMTRRSERELGFSERLGLAVDRSKKRMKKIEALIRGQLDAETPVEVGDGEFLMSVALGTPSVSFEAIVDTGSDLIWTQCKPCKDCFSQPTPIFDPSKSPTFSTIPCGDSLCDALGSTQTGCNPDCTFMYQYGDGSFTSGDLAYETLSIGSSKVKGIAFGCGHDNEGQGFSQGGGLVGLGRGGLSLISQLGSKAENMFSYCLLPITDSSSQTSPLFFGEGASLSGGAKTLPLIKSSIIPTFWYIPITGITLNGKALDIPPGTFDLQSDGSGGMIIDSGTTVTILDQAAYSPLKEAIQSAIDLTPVDGSSTGLDLCYHTSSAHLTLPTLVFNFKGGVDYELPADNFFIQASENLLCLAMLGEPSGNPSIFGNIQQQNFHILYNNAQNTLSFKPTKCDSL is encoded by the coding sequence atggagCGTTCAAAGCTGTTGGGTTTTGTGGTCTTGATATGCTTTACTATTCCAACGATATCATGTTCTTCGGACAGACTGTTTAGTGGTTGGCCGAAGTCTAGCAGcgatgaaaatgtaaaaataaggGTGAATATGACGCGCAGATCAGAGAGAGAGTTGGGTTTTTCTGAGAGATTGGGTTTGGCTGTGGATCGAAGTAAGAAGCGAATGAAGAAGATAGAGGCATTGATAAGAGGGCAATTAGACGCTGAAACGCCCGTTGAAGTAGGGGATGGAGAATTTCTGATGAGCGTTGCACTGGGAACGCCCTCTGTGAGCTTCGAAGCGATTGTGGACACGGGGAGCGATCTGATTTGGACTCAGTGCAAGCCTTGCAAGGACTGCTTCTCTCAGCCTACGCCAATCTTCGACCCCTCCAAGTCCCCCACATTTTCCACAATTCCCTGCGGTGATTCTCTTTGTGACGCCTTGGGGAGTACGCAAACCGGATGCAATCCAGATTGTACCTTTATGTATCAGTATGGCGATGGTTCCTTCACCAGCGGCGACCTGGCTTACGAGACATTGTCAATTGGGAGCAGCAAGGTTAAAGGCATTGcatttggatgcgggcatgacaacGAAGGACAAGGATTCTCTCAGGGTGGTGGCCTTGTGGGACTGGGAAGAGGTGGTCTCTCCCTTATCTCACAGCTGGGTTCCAAAGCAGAGAACATGTTCTCTTACTGTCTTTTGCCCATCACCGACTCTTCTTCACAAACCAGCCCCCTCTTTTTCGGCGAGGGTGCTTCCTTGAGCGGAGGAGCCAAGACTCTCCCACTCATCAAGAGCAGTATCATTCCCACTTTCTGGTACATTCCTATTACAGGAATcaccctcaatggtaaggcactagATATTCCTCCTGGAACTTTCGATCTGCAATCGGACGGCAGCGGAGGTATGATCATCGACTCCGGAACCACTGTTACCATCCTGGACCAGGCTGCCTACTCTCCTCTTAAGGAAGCAATTCAGTCCGCCATTGATCTCACTCCTGTAGACGGCTCTTCTACAGGTTTGGATCTTTGTTACCACACATCATCCGCTCACCTCACCTTGCCAACCCTCGTCTTCAACTTCAAAGGCGGCGTGGATTACGAGCTTCCGGCAGACAACTTTTTCATTCAGGCATCTGAAAATCTCTTGTGCCTGGCAATGTTGGGTGAACCATCGGGGAATCCTTCCATCTTCGGAAACATACAGCAGCAAAACTTCCATATCCTTTACAACAATGCTCAGAACACGCTCTCTTTCAAGCCCACTAAGTGTGATTCTCTTTaa